In Mucilaginibacter sp. KACC 22063, the genomic stretch ACAGTATAAATGTTGAACACAAAGCACCATCGCGTTATGGCCTTTTCGAAAAAAACGAAAAAGGGGTAGCTACCTGGATGGATGACCCTTCACTCGACTCAAATAAAAAACTGATACTACACCGCACTGCTCCTGTGGGTACAGTAATGAAAATTACCAATCCCATGACTAACCGTACAACTTTTGCAAAAGTTGTTGGTACTTTTACAGACAATGAACAAACTAAAGATGTGATCATTGTAATGACTAAAAGTGTTGCAGAGTCGCTTGGCGCATTAGATAAGCGTTTTCGTGTAAATATCAGTTACGGCGTAGCTAATGAATAAACCTTATATTATTGGAATTGCCGGCGGAAGCGGGTCTGGCAAAACCTTTTTTCTAAAATGCTTTCTGGAACACTTTAAGCCAGAAGAAGTATGCCTGGTATCGCAGGATGATTATTATATTCCGGTTGCTCATAACATGACACCGGAAGAAAATAAGCTTTATAATTTTGATTTACCAGATACCATTGATGAGCAGCACTTTTTTGATGATATTAAAAAGCTGATCAATAATGAAGTGGTCTACAAAACCGAATATACTTTCAACAACCCGAACGCAACGCCGAAAATATTAGAAGTAAAACCGGCTCCTATCCTAATTGTCGAAGGATTATTTATCCTGCATTTTAAAGGCATTGCCGACCTGCTGGATATGCGGATCTTTATAGATACCGAAGAGGATGTTGCTTTACAACGACGTTTAAAACGGGATCTGTTAGAGCGTGGTTATTCGCATGATGATGTGATGTACAAGTGGATCAACCATGTTGTACCCGCCTATAAAGAGTTTCTTTTACCTTACCGCCAGGAGTGCGATAAGGTAATCACAAATAACACGCACGTAGCCGAGGACATTATTGCCATTACTGATGAGATCAGTAAAGAGCTTCGCGAAAAAGTATTAGTGTAACGAGAAAGGCTGCAATCGCAGCCTTTTCTTATTTTCTTGTAATTAACTTTTCTTAAACTTATTGGCCAATGCTTTAAGCATGTCGTCGTTCACTGGCTTTGCAGGTTCTTCCTTTTTACGGTACTGCTGGTTGTTTTGTTGATTTTGGTGATAAGGCTTGTTAAATGTACGTTCGCCTGCAGGCCTTTGCTGTTGCGGCTGATTTTCAACCGGCTTATTTTGCTGCTGTGGCTGTACAGGTTTCGGGCGTGCAGCTTTAGCTTCATTCCAGCGCTTGTAAATCTGTTCAAGCCTACGTTTAGTGTATAAAGGAAAATCTCCCTGCATCATCCACGAATAATAGCTTGGCTCCATATCAAACACATCTTCTACCTTACGGCCTTTATGCTTTCCAAAATTGAATACCTCGTGCCCGTCAGCATTAAATACCATACGGCCAGCAAAGTCAACCACCTTGTTCAGGTTAGTAAAATGGTGTAATGCTTCAACATCGTTTACAACAGGCACGTAGCGGTTACCCTGTTTGTCTTCAAATTCTGTTGTCTCGTAGCGTACCAACTGCGCCAAAAATACTTCCATCGTAGCACGGGTATCTGCCTCGGCAGAGTGTGCATTAATGATATCTTTCTCGCAGTAAAATTTGTAAGCAGCTTTCAGCGTACGCTGCTCCATCTGGTGAAAGATGTTTTGAATGTCAACCAGGTGGCGGTTTTCCAGATCAAAATGAACACCTGCACGCAGAAATTCTTCCATTAGCATAGGCACGTCAAACTTGTTGGAGTTAAAACCAGCCAGGTCACTATCGCCGATAAACTGTGCTATATCAGGTGCAATTGATTTAAAGGTAGGTGCATTGGCTATATGCTCGTCGTAAATACCGTGTATCAGCGAACTTTCGTATGGTATCGGCATTTCGGGATTAATCCGATGGGCTATTACTTCTTCACTACCATCAGGCAGCATTTTTATAATAGCAATTTCTACAATGCGGTCGCTGCCTATGTTTGTACCTGTTGCTTCCAGGTCGAAAAAAGCAAGCGGGCGTTTTAAATTTAATTTCATTCCGATTTATTCTGCTGCAAAAATCGGAAAAAAGTATTACTTAATTACTTACAATAATTTTAAAAAAAGTGGTAAGCAGATATATGGAAAAAATATTATTTT encodes the following:
- a CDS encoding uridine kinase family protein → MNKPYIIGIAGGSGSGKTFFLKCFLEHFKPEEVCLVSQDDYYIPVAHNMTPEENKLYNFDLPDTIDEQHFFDDIKKLINNEVVYKTEYTFNNPNATPKILEVKPAPILIVEGLFILHFKGIADLLDMRIFIDTEEDVALQRRLKRDLLERGYSHDDVMYKWINHVVPAYKEFLLPYRQECDKVITNNTHVAEDIIAITDEISKELREKVLV
- a CDS encoding 3'-5' exonuclease; translated protein: MKLNLKRPLAFFDLEATGTNIGSDRIVEIAIIKMLPDGSEEVIAHRINPEMPIPYESSLIHGIYDEHIANAPTFKSIAPDIAQFIGDSDLAGFNSNKFDVPMLMEEFLRAGVHFDLENRHLVDIQNIFHQMEQRTLKAAYKFYCEKDIINAHSAEADTRATMEVFLAQLVRYETTEFEDKQGNRYVPVVNDVEALHHFTNLNKVVDFAGRMVFNADGHEVFNFGKHKGRKVEDVFDMEPSYYSWMMQGDFPLYTKRRLEQIYKRWNEAKAARPKPVQPQQQNKPVENQPQQQRPAGERTFNKPYHQNQQNNQQYRKKEEPAKPVNDDMLKALANKFKKS